The Procambarus clarkii isolate CNS0578487 chromosome 64, FALCON_Pclarkii_2.0, whole genome shotgun sequence genome includes a window with the following:
- the l(2)k10201 gene encoding zinc finger protein 511: MGTHDAWTYLVSLGVHHRTWDDPLFAQGQSVCCPLRKIPCIDLDDEDFHHSRIETKCSVAGCNKRFSTVAEHASHHRTCHSHVCCTCKQSLPSHHLLDLHILEAHDTLFQVMAAKQPMYQCLLETCSEKFNTPAERKTHCIDSHKFPADFRFDMAWRKLGKNKKSGMMNHNEMTMEFEEAGCEAAVDKRESENISGKGVNAFVCNRKTVANKVPNCVSFGVGVPRGFIRGNRSKRGQRKGGANHWHQRMSPSNSLKTNIEEVSMKDLEEALCSESVIP, translated from the exons ATGGGAACACACGACGCGTGGACCTATCTGGTGTCTCTTGGAGTACATCATCGAACCTGGGATGATCCTCTCTTTGCGCAAGGACAAAGTGTTTGCTGTCCTCTTAGGAAGATACCATGTATTGACTTGGATGACGAGGACTTTCATCACTCTAG GATTGAGACAAAGTGCAGTGTAGCTGGGTGTAACAAGCGGTTCAGTACGGTAGCTGAACACGCAAGCCATCACCGCACATGTCATAGCCATGTCTGTTGTACCTGCAAGCAGTCTCTTCCATCGCACCATTTACTAGATCTCCATATTCTGGAAGCTCATGACACTCTTTTTCAAGTTATGGCAGCAAAACAACCCATG TATCAGTGCCTCTTGGAGACATGCTCGGAaaagttcaacactccagctgaGAGGAAGACTCACTGTATAGACAGTCATAAGTTCCCAGCAGACTTTCGCTTTGACATGGCATGGAGAAAATtgggaaaaaacaaaaaatcaggtatGATGAATCATAATGAAATGACTATGGAATTTGAAGAAGCTGGTTGTGAAGCTGCTGTAGACAAGAGAGAATCAGAAAATATCAGTGGAAAGGGTGTTAATGCTTTTGTTTGTAATAGAAAGACAGTTGCTAACAAAGTTCCAAACTGTGTATCATTTGGCGTTGGAGTCCCTAGAGGTTTTATTCGAGGGAATAGAAGCAAGAGAGGTCAAAGAAAAGGAGGTGCCAATCATTGGCATCAAAGGATGAGTCCATCTAATTCCCTCAAAACTAACATTGAAGAAGTTAGCATGAAAGATTTAGAAGAAGCATTGTGCAGTGAATCAGTGATTCCTTGA
- the LOC123768956 gene encoding uncharacterized protein isoform X5, with translation MSPAVDQVLGHQVLRALQVQLHHALQDQTLQQVGVSTLGVLQWEKLDMSGMERRKIACSVTFHVIAITCVVWSLYVLIERTTEEVQVGPCCSLLLSCEGTLEWPFWTKLIVVAIGFTGGLVFMYVQCKMYVQLCKKWRAFNRVIYVQNAPEKVPLSERDRAEVQRDTGPQYGSGKDNCSASHESEKSLMGVSIITGAATRGLTPTTTITTTSFTHNTCVTTTTTTLTCPNTCTTTTTTSPPGAVWTDDPAPPPAPPPAAFSTGVLSGMRRSRTTPHQATAFVSKGPLDSRPGTRDTRPTFESPFVYEGRCNHGSMEELSSQALAQSEMQPFRKSSSQSVCLEKGVDRALVGGGLPQQDLFFDSNGHIRDTLSTSNSRREEIPRVEPRMIHTPSLSLQCRTESGIEAHEVETLHLDNV, from the exons TGGGTGTATCCACGCTTGGTGTATTACAGTGGGAGAAGCTGGATATGTCTGGGATGGAGAGGAGGAAGATCGCCTGCTCTGTCACCTTCCACGTCATCGCCATCACCTGTGTGGTGTGGTCGCTCTACGTTCTTATAGAGCGGACTACAGAAGAGGTCCAGGTGGGGCCTTGttgctctcttctcctctcttgt GAGGGAACCCTGGAGTGGCCCTTTTGGACTAAGCTCATAGTGGTGGCGATCGGCTTCACTGGAGGGCTTGTGTTCATGTACGTGCAGTGTAAAATGTACGTGCAGTTGTGCAAGAAATGGCGTGCCTTCAACAGGGTCATTTATGTCCAAAATGCTCCCGAAAAG GTACCGCTGAGCGAGCGTGACCGAGCAGAGGTGCAGCGGGACACAGGTCCTCAGTACGGCAGCGGGAAGGACAACTGCAGCGCGTCTCACGAGTCCGAAAAATCCCTCATGGGTGTGTCTATCATCACAGGGGCAGCAACCCGTGGGCtaactcccactaccaccattactaccacatccttcacacacaacacatgtgtcaccactaccactaccaccctcacttgccccaacacctgcacaaccaccaccaccaccagtccgccCGGAGCCGTCTGGACGGACGACCCAGCACCGCCTCCTGCCCCACCCCCGGCAGCATTCTCTACAG GAGTTTTATCCGGCATGCGGCGCTCCAGAACTACACCTCACCAGGCTACAGCATTTGTGTCTAAAGGACCACTTGACTCTAGACCAGGAACTAGAGACACACGCCCGACATTTGAGAGCCCATTTGTCTACGAAGGAAGGTGTAACCATGGCAGTATGGAGGAGCTTTCCAGTCAAGCATTGGCACAGAGTGAGATGCAGCCTTTCAGAAAGTCAAGCTCGCAGAGTGTGTGCCTAGAGAAAGGTGTGGATCGTGCTTTGGTCGGAGGTGGACTGCCTCAACAAGATCTCTTTTTTGACAGTAATGGACATATTCGAGACACACTTTCTACATCGAACTCTCGTAGAGAAGAAATTCCAAGGGTGGAGCCTCGAATGATCCACACGCCAAGTCTTAGCCTGCAGTGCAGGACTGAGAGTGGCATAGAGGCCCACGAAGTGGAGACGTTACATCTCGATAACGTGTGA